The following is a genomic window from Hippoglossus stenolepis isolate QCI-W04-F060 chromosome 14, HSTE1.2, whole genome shotgun sequence.
ttgtagttggggtagtggttgttgttgttggggtagtggtagttgtagttggggtagtggttgttgtagttggggtagtggttgttgtcgttggggtagtggttgttgtagttggggtagtggttgttggggtcgtggtagttgtagttggggtagtggttgttgtcgttggggttgtggttgttggtgtcgtggtagttgtagttggcgtagtggttgttgtagttggggtagtggtggttgttgttggggtagtggtagttgtagttgggtcagtggtagttgtagttggggtagtggttgttggtgtcgtggtagttgtagttggggtagtggttgttgtagttggggtagtggtggttgttgttggggtagtggtagttgtagttgggttagtggtagttgtagttggggtagtggtagttgtagttggggtagtggttgttgtagttggggtagtggtggttgttgttggggtaatggtagttgtagttggggtagtggtagttgtagttggggtagtggtagttgtagttggggtagtggttgttgttgttggggtagtggttgttgttgttggggtagtggtagttgttgttggggtagtggttgttgtagttggggtagtggttgttgttgttggggtagttgttgttgtagttggggtagtggttgttgttgttggggtagttgttgttgttgttggggtagtggttgttgttgttggggtagttgttgttgtagttggggtagtggttgttgtagttggggtagtggttgttgtagttggggtagtggttgttgtagttggggtagtggttgttgtcgttggggtagtggttgttgtagttggggtagtagttgttgtagttggggtagtggttgttgtagttggggtagtggttgttgttgttggggtagtggttgttgtagttggggtagtggttgttgttgttggggtagttgttgttgtagttggggtagtggttgttgttgttggggtagttgttgttattgttggggtagtggttgttgttgttgtagtgagAGTGTTACACAAACTAGTCCCACAACAGGCTGGTCCACTGGTAATGGTACCAACATCTTGCATGAAAGGCAGTGTCCCCAGGATGGTAGCAGcttcacacagatttaaagatgcacAGCCACATGCTGGAGAAGTGCCGGCCCCATTTGTCActaaagatgaaacacaatcaaaggtttgtttgttgaataATTTCAGAGAGAATTCTTCAGTAAAGATTGACTTAAATTCATGAGGAAATGTATTTCAATGATAGtagttgccatggtaacagtcGTGCAGTATTTTAACATCGCACCTTATTACAGTATATATGAAGAAGACTTACCACTGGCTTGAAAGCAGCGATCCTCTGTTCCCTTACATTGTATTGAAAGGCTGCAATCAGAGGTGCTGGGGTTACAAACGTGACACTGTAGACTGTTATCTGCTGGAACCGCAGGgtctgaaacagacaaaaaatgaTACTGTTTattagaggaagagagaagatggaagTGTTATGGATTAAAAGTAGAACATGTCAGAA
Proteins encoded in this region:
- the LOC124854794 gene encoding integumentary mucin C.1-like; this translates as MPTITTTSPTTATTTPTTTTSAEALVCETCTNANCSTTAAVTCPTGTMCITASIQAFSSGTPGQQIYKACAPPSLCPSTGSQTFSVNLGLSSALASVTCCSTDNCNSVTLPYPAVPADNSLQCHVCNPSTSDCSLSIQCKGTEDRCFQASVTNGAGTSPACGCASLNLCEAATILGTLPFMQDVGTITSGPACCGTSLCNTLTTTTTTTTPTITTTTPTTTTTTPT